The genomic DNA CAGTCATCGCCGCGATCAACGGCGACGCGATCGGCATAGGGGTGACCCTGAGCCTGTTGTGCGACGTCCGCGTGATAGCCCGCGACGCTCGCCTCGCCACGCCGATGACGCGGCTCGGTGTGATCCCCGAAATGGGTGCCCACTGGAGCCTCGCCCGGATCGCTGGGTGGGGGGTCGCACACGATCTGCTGCTGACCGGACGGCGAATCGACGGCGAGGAGGCCGTACGGCTAGGCGTGTGCGGCGAGGCGGTGGACCGGGACCGAGTCCTCGAGCGCGCGTTGGAGATCGCAGAGGACATCGCCCGGCACACCGCGCCGCGGGCGGTGGCAGTCAGCAAGTACCTGCTGCAGAAAGCCGAGTGGACCGGTTTCACCGAGCTCCGGGCCGAAGAGACCGAGCTGTTTGCGCGGGTTGCGGACGAGCCGGATGCTGAGGAAGGCGTCGCCGCCTTCCTCGAGCGGCGACCCCCCCGGTGGTCCGGGCGGGCGTCGGCCGAGCCGACCTGGCAAGCGCCGGGACCACACGACATCGAAGAAGATGAGGAGTTCTGATGGAGATCAAGGGTAAGAAGGCGATTGTGCTCGGCGGAGCCTCCGGCATGGGCCGGGCCTCGGCGGAGCAGTTGGCTGCCCGTGGGGCGCAGGTCATAGTGCTGGATCGAGAGCAGTCGGCCGGGGCGGAGGTCGCAAGGGACTTCGGCGGCGGGTTCCTGCCCGTCGACGTACTCGACTTCGAGGGCACGGAGGCGGTGTTGGCCCAGGCGGTCGAGCAGCTCGATGGGCTACATATCACGGTGACCACCGCGGGCGGAGGCGGAGCGGAACGCACGTTCGGCAAGCAGGGCCCGCACAGCCTGGAGCACTTCCGACGGACGCTCGACCTGAACACCGTGGCTACGTTCAACATCAGCAGGCTCGCGGCCGCGCACATGTCAGTCAACGAGCCGGAGGACGTCGACACCCCCGAGCGGGGGGTCATCATCAACACGGCGTCGATCGCGGCGTTCGAAGGGCAGATCGGGCAGGTCGCCTACACCGCGTCCAAAGCGGCCATTGCGGGGATGACCCTGACAATGGCTCGCGATCTCGGGTCGCTCGGTATCCGGGTGCTGTCCATCGCACCGAGTCTGTTCCTCACCGGCGCCACCGCCGAGGTGCCGGACGAGATGGCCGAGACGCTGGTCAAGGACGCGGCGTTCCCGAAGCGGATGGGGAAGCCGGACGAGTACGCGAAGCTGGCCGTCGCCATCGTCGAAAACCCCATGCTCAACGGCCAGTGCATTCGGCTCGACGCCGGGCAGCGGTTCGGCCCCCGCTGAGCCCTCACCTCTCACCACCCGCCTCGGCTGAACACGAGGCTCGACCGAAAGGCTCTCCATGCCCGAGGCAGTGATCATCGACGCCGTGCGCACCCCGATCGGCAAGCGCAAGGGGGCGCTTGCAGACATCCATCCCGAGGATCTCTCGGCATACGTATTACGTGCGCTGGTCGAGCGCGCCGGTGTCGATCCCGTAGTAGTCGACGACGTCATCTGGGGATGTGTAAGCCAACTCGGCGAGCAAAGCATCCAGATCGGCCGCAGCGCCGTACTGGCTGCAGGCTTCCCGGAGTCCGTACCCGGAGTGACGGTTAACCGAGCCTGTGGCTCGAGCCAGCAGTCCGTCGACTTCGCCGCGGCTCTCGTGCGGTCCGGTCACGACGACGTCGTGATTGCGGGCGGCGTGGAGTCGATGACCCGGGTCCCGATGGGGCTCGGCGCGGACCTGGGACGCCCGTACGGCACGCAGTTGCGCGCCCGGTACGCCCAGGATTTGGGATCGGGGGAGTTCCCGGACGGGGAGTTCCACCAGGGCATCGGGGCCGAGCGGATTGCCCGCAAGGCGGGGCTGGACCGGCGCAGGCTGGACGAGTACTCGGCGCGTTCGCATGCGCTCGCGAAGGAAGCGACGGACGCAGGCGCGTTCGCAGGTCAGCTCGTCCGGATCCCGAGCCTGCCGGGTTTCACCGCCGACGAGGGCATTCGTCCCGGCACCACGCCGGAGACGCTGGCGGGTCTCAAACCTGCCTTCACCGAGGACGGGCTGGTTCACGCGGGCAACTCCTCGCAGATCTCCGATGGCGCATCGGCCGTGCTGGTCACAACACCTGAGCGGGCCGCCGAACTGGGGGTGACTCCGATCGCGCGCTATCACACCGGTGCGGTGAGCGCGGCGAACCCGCTGGACATGCTCAGCGGGCCGATCCCGGCCACGCACAAGGTGCTCAAACGGTCCGGGCTCTCGATCGCCGACATCGGGGTGTTCGAGGTCAACGAGGCCTTCGCGCCGGTCCCGCTGGTCTGGCAGGCGGAGTTCGGCGTCGCGGACGAGCTGCTCAACCCGCTGGGCGGGGCGATCGCGGTCGGACATCCGATGGGAGCGTCGGGCACGATTCTGCTCACCCGGATGCTGAACCATATGCGCGACAAAGGGATCCGTTACGGGCTGCAGACGATGTGCGAGGCGAGCGGAACTGCCAACGCCACCATCGTCGAGCTGTTGGACTAAATCGTCGAGTCACTGGACTGAGAGGACTGATATGTCGGACGAGGTACTGGTCGAGCGCCGCGGCGCGGTTCAGGTCATCACCATCAACCGCCCGGAGGCGAAGAACGCGCTGAATTTGGCGGTCGCCGAGGGCATCGCGGCGGCGGTGGATGAGCTCGATGAGTCGGACGAGCTGCGGGTTGGGGTGCTGACCGGCGCCGGTGGGGTCTTTTCGGCCGGGATGGATCTCAAGGCATTTCTGCGCGGCGAGTCCCCGGCGATTGAAGGTCGAGGTCTGTGCGGGATTACCCAGTCCACCCCACGCAAGCCGCTGATCGGTGCGGTCGAGGGGTGGGCTCTGGCCGGCGGCTTCGAGTTGCTGCTAGCGTGCGACCTCATTGTCGCGGCGCAGACCGCGCGGTTCGGGGTCCCCGAGGTGAAGCGGTCGCTGGTGGCCGGTGGGGGAGCGGCCCTGCTGCTGCCGCGGCGGCTGCCCTACGCCGTGGCGCTCGAGCTGCTGCTGACCGGTGAGCCCTTCTCTGCTGAGCGCGCCGCGGCGGTGGGACTTGTCAACCGGGTCACGGAGTCCGGCGCGGCGCTGAAGGCCGCGGTCGACATGGCGACCGCTATCGCCAAGAACGGTCCACTCGCCGTCGCGGCCACGAAAGAGATCGCACAAAAGACCACGGACTGGGCCCTGGCCGAGGGCTGGCAGGAGCAGGCCACGATCATGGGCCCCGTGTTCGCCTCGGAGGACGCGAAGGAGGGGGCCACCGCGTTTGCCGAGAAGCGCGAACCAGTATGGCGCGGCCGGTGAATCACCGTTTCACTACTTCGACATCGAACTAGGCGTACCGCTCCCGCTCCGCTGTCGTGGTCCCGGGCCAAACGTTCGCCCACTGAATGAGACTGTCATGGATTCACCTTCCGCTCTGCACACAGACTCGGGTGGTTCTTTGCCGTTCTCACGCGCTCGGCGGTGAGAACATGACTCTCGCGTGTGTCGCGCCTCGGGATTACTGAGCCGACTGGAGATGGCGGCCAATGGCCGCGAGGATACAGCCAGATGAGCTGCTGGAGCGAGTGTTCCGGCTCGTGCTCGGACGCGAAGACCGACCCGGACGGCCGGTGCGGAAACGTCTGTCGGGGTATAGGTGAGCAGCTGGGGATCAACTCGGCATCGGTACGGGCTGGGTCAACCACTCCGAAATCGTTTCTACGCCGGGCCGGACATCACAAGCAGCCCCGTCGGCTCGCAGAACACTAGTGCCAGAATCGCAGATCGTCGCGGTTCAACGCCATTCCCGAATCTGCTTCGGTCTTCTTCGTCGCGAAAGTGACCATCACGATGTCCATTTGATGGACGAGGGTGGGCGAGGGCTGGCATCGCGGCGGCTCCCCGAGGGGCCGGCCGGCATCCGGCAGCTGCACGAGCTGGTAGCCAGCCACGCCGAAGAGGCAGGTCAGGTCGTGGTCGGAATCGAAACCGACGCGGCCTGTAGGTGCAGGCGCTGACCACCGCCTGCTATCAGGTCTACGCGATCAATCCCCTCGCGGTCGCGCGCTACCGCGACGCCACCACGTCTCCGGCGCGAAATCCGACCCCGGTGACGCCAGGCTGCTCGCGGACCTGGTACGCACCGACCGGAAAAATCACCGGCCGATCGCCGGAGACAGCCCGGACGTGGAGGCGATCAAGGTCCTCGCCCGCCCGCGGACACCAGAACCTGATCTGGTCCCGCACCAGGCAGACCAATGCGCTGCGTTCGGCGCTGCGCGAGTACTACC from Rhodococcus jostii RHA1 includes the following:
- a CDS encoding crotonase/enoyl-CoA hydratase family protein, with product MSDEVLVERRGAVQVITINRPEAKNALNLAVAEGIAAAVDELDESDELRVGVLTGAGGVFSAGMDLKAFLRGESPAIEGRGLCGITQSTPRKPLIGAVEGWALAGGFELLLACDLIVAAQTARFGVPEVKRSLVAGGGAALLLPRRLPYAVALELLLTGEPFSAERAAAVGLVNRVTESGAALKAAVDMATAIAKNGPLAVAATKEIAQKTTDWALAEGWQEQATIMGPVFASEDAKEGATAFAEKREPVWRGR
- a CDS encoding thiolase family protein; this encodes MPEAVIIDAVRTPIGKRKGALADIHPEDLSAYVLRALVERAGVDPVVVDDVIWGCVSQLGEQSIQIGRSAVLAAGFPESVPGVTVNRACGSSQQSVDFAAALVRSGHDDVVIAGGVESMTRVPMGLGADLGRPYGTQLRARYAQDLGSGEFPDGEFHQGIGAERIARKAGLDRRRLDEYSARSHALAKEATDAGAFAGQLVRIPSLPGFTADEGIRPGTTPETLAGLKPAFTEDGLVHAGNSSQISDGASAVLVTTPERAAELGVTPIARYHTGAVSAANPLDMLSGPIPATHKVLKRSGLSIADIGVFEVNEAFAPVPLVWQAEFGVADELLNPLGGAIAVGHPMGASGTILLTRMLNHMRDKGIRYGLQTMCEASGTANATIVELLD
- a CDS encoding SDR family NAD(P)-dependent oxidoreductase; the encoded protein is MEIKGKKAIVLGGASGMGRASAEQLAARGAQVIVLDREQSAGAEVARDFGGGFLPVDVLDFEGTEAVLAQAVEQLDGLHITVTTAGGGGAERTFGKQGPHSLEHFRRTLDLNTVATFNISRLAAAHMSVNEPEDVDTPERGVIINTASIAAFEGQIGQVAYTASKAAIAGMTLTMARDLGSLGIRVLSIAPSLFLTGATAEVPDEMAETLVKDAAFPKRMGKPDEYAKLAVAIVENPMLNGQCIRLDAGQRFGPR
- a CDS encoding enoyl-CoA hydratase/isomerase family protein yields the protein MRATAPVRQARYENLELATRGEVAVLKLARPTRRNAWTMPMVHETSHALAACDADDAVRAVVITGSGDSFSVGADLSEGSISSPGSDEDPIEVMRSIVTPRDVRKPVIAAINGDAIGIGVTLSLLCDVRVIARDARLATPMTRLGVIPEMGAHWSLARIAGWGVAHDLLLTGRRIDGEEAVRLGVCGEAVDRDRVLERALEIAEDIARHTAPRAVAVSKYLLQKAEWTGFTELRAEETELFARVADEPDAEEGVAAFLERRPPRWSGRASAEPTWQAPGPHDIEEDEEF